The following nucleotide sequence is from Blastocatellia bacterium.
CGATCGCAAAAAGAGGTCACGCTCACCGAGGCCGGCCGCATTCTCTTTGAGTACGCGCAGAAGATCCTCAACCTCCGTCGCGAAGCCATTGGGACGATCGAAGAGCTGCGGCAACTCCATACGGGACGGATCACCATCGGCGCCAACGAGAGCACGAGCCTCTACGTGCTGCCGCGGATCATCTTGGCCTTCCGCCAGCGCTACCCCTCGATCAAGATCGAGGTCTACCGCTCCTTCTCCGAACGCTTGCCGTATGAGATCAAGGAGCGGAATCTCGATTTCGGGATCGTCTCCTTCGATCCGAACGACAGCGAGCTGGCCTCATTCCCGATCCTGGAGGACGAATTGGTGCTCATTTTGCCGCCCGGACATCCGCTCGCTGCGCGAGAACGGATCAGCCTGAAGGACTTGGGAGGGGAGCCGTTCGTCGCCCACAACGTGCGCTCCCCGGCGCGCGAGCGCGTCATCCAGGCCTTCCGCCGAGCGCGCGTTCCGCTGAATATCGTCATTGAGCTGACGAGCATCGAGACGATCAAGGAGTTCGTGAAGATGGGATTGGGATTGGCCTTCGTCCCCAGGATGTGCATCGAGGAGGAGCTTCAGCAAGGGAAGCTCGCGACTGTCCCGATTCAGGGCTTTCGCTATCGGCGCGTGCTGCGGGTCATCTACCTACGGGACAAGGTCCATTCGCATGCGGCGCAGAAGTTCCTGGAGGTCCTCAAGGCCATGGCCCCCAAGGCGCGCTTGACGAGCGACGGCGCTCAGCCCATAGTATAAGCGTGAGCGGACGCCAGAAGGAGCGAGCGCGATGTTCGGCGGCCTGTCCATGACCGAATTGCTCTTCATCCTGGCGATCGCCTTGATTCTCTTCGGGCCGCGCAAGCTGCCCGAGTTGGGGCGTTCGATCGGCCAGAGCCTCGCCCAATTCCGCCGTGCTTCGGAGGAGTTCAAGCGTTCCTGGGAGGAAGAGATCCTCATGGAGGAGAAGCGATTGGGCGCCTCGACGTGGTCTCCCCCCGCTTCCCCATCGGGATCGAACGCAGAGTTGAAGGAAGACCGTGAGTCTTAAGACCGAAGACCTGGAGCCAAAGGTCGAGGACGAGCTGGCCGGGACGGAGATGTCGCTGCTGGAGCACCTGGAGGAGCTGCGGCAGCGACTGCTCCGATGCGCGTTGGCCATTCTCATTCTGCTCATCGGCTGTTGGTTCTTCCGCGAGCCGATCTTTCAATTCCTGGAAGTGCCCGTGCGAGAAGCCCTCGCGCGTGCGGAAGCTGCGGGCGTTCGCACGGCCTTGGAACCGCAGCCGTACGAATGGCGCCCTGGAGATCGCTTCCAATATTCGCTCCCGGAAGAAGTGCGCATCGGCAGGCGCGTCATCTCAGCGGGCACGCCCGTTCCCGCGCGCGTCGAGAAGCAGGGCGAGGGCCTGGCGATCGTGTTGGCCGAGCCCTGGATGACCGATCAAGGCTTGATCCCCGCCGGCACGCGATTACCCAATCCACGGGCCGCGAATCCGACCGGCGAGAAGCTGATCATCACCACAGTGCAGGAGGCCTTCAGCCTCTACATCCGCGTCTCCTTCTACGCCGCGCTCTTTCTAGCCATGCCATTTTTGCTCTATCAACTCTGGGCGTTCGTCTCGCCAGGCCTCTATCGGCATGAACGGCGATACGTGCTCCCCTTCCTCATCATGGGCTCGGCCTTCTTCGTGCTCGGCGCGGCCTTCGGTTACTACATCGCCTTCCCGCGCGTGGCCGATTGGTTGCTCCAATTGGGGAGCGAATTCCGCCCCCTCTTGCGCGCCAGCGATTATTTCGACCTGATCCTTGTCATCATGCTTGGTCTGGGCGCCGTCTTCCAAATCCCGACGATCACCCTCTTCTTGGCGCGCATGGGCGTGATCACTCCGCAGACGTTGCTGCGCCCGTGGCGTTACGCCCTGATGGGCATCTTCGTCCTGGCGGCCATCATCTCCCCGACGGGCGATATTGCGAATCTCATGGTCTTCGCCCTGCCCATGATCATCCTCTATTTCTTCTCGATCGGCATCGCGTGGATCGTCAGCCGCGCCCCTGCGCGACGCTCGTCTTGAAAGGACTGAACGGCTTCATCTATACTTAGGCGACGGACGATCACACGGCCAGGAGGCGAGCGATGAACGGCAAGCACGGCATATGGCGATCTCACTATTCCCGCCGATCGCAGTATATGCGTTCCCTCGTCCGAATGGCGCGAGGGCCTCTGGGAGCCACTTGGCTGGCGCTCCTGCTTCTGCTCTCGCTTCTTGGAGGACTCGTGGGCTTTTCGGCTCCAGAAGCAAAGCCGCGGCTGCAGAGTCAGGAGAAGCAGGAGAAAAAGAAAAAAGACGACAAGGAGCGACAGAGGAAGCGGAGAACGGAGTTGAGCGAAGTCTACAAGAAGTGGCTCGAAGAGGACGTGCGCTGGATCATCACCGAGGAGGAGCGCGCCGCTTTCTTGAAGCTGGAGACCGATGAGGAGCGGGAGCAGTTCATCGAGCAATTCTGGCTCCGGCGCGATCCCAATCCCGATACCGAGGAGAACGAATATCGCGAGGAGCATTATCGGCGCATCGCCTATGCCAATGAGCGCTTCTCGTCAGGCATCCCGGGGTGGAAGACCGATCGCGGGCGCATCTATATCATGTTCGGCCCCCCCGACAGCATCGAGAGCCATCCGGCCGGTGGAACGTATGATCGTCCGATCTGGGAAGGAGGTGGGACGACGAGCACTTATCCCTTCGAGATCTGGTTCTATCGCTACATCGAGGGCGTGGGCAGCGGAATCGAGATCGAGTTCGTAGACCCCACGATGACGGGCGAGTATCGCATCGCTCGAAGCCCGGATGAGAAAGACGCGTTGCTCTTCGTCCCCGGCGCCGGATTGACCCTGGCCGAGCAATTGGGGCTCGCCTCCAAGGCCGATCGTCCCTTCTTCTCTCCCGGGAATCGGGAACGCTATCCGCTCATGCATCAACGCGTGCAAGATCAGCCGTTCGAGCGCTTGCAACTGCTGGCCAATCTGCAGCGCCCGCCTCGGGTCAAGTTCAATGATCTGGCGACATTGGCCGATGCCAAGCTCGAAGTCGAATTCGACGTGCTGCCCTTCCAGATGCGCGTGGATTTCGTGCGCATCACCGATAGCTCCATCCTCACCCTCATCACCGTCCTC
It contains:
- the tatC gene encoding twin-arginine translocase subunit TatC, giving the protein MSLKTEDLEPKVEDELAGTEMSLLEHLEELRQRLLRCALAILILLIGCWFFREPIFQFLEVPVREALARAEAAGVRTALEPQPYEWRPGDRFQYSLPEEVRIGRRVISAGTPVPARVEKQGEGLAIVLAEPWMTDQGLIPAGTRLPNPRAANPTGEKLIITTVQEAFSLYIRVSFYAALFLAMPFLLYQLWAFVSPGLYRHERRYVLPFLIMGSAFFVLGAAFGYYIAFPRVADWLLQLGSEFRPLLRASDYFDLILVIMLGLGAVFQIPTITLFLARMGVITPQTLLRPWRYALMGIFVLAAIISPTGDIANLMVFALPMIILYFFSIGIAWIVSRAPARRSS
- a CDS encoding GWxTD domain-containing protein produces the protein MNGKHGIWRSHYSRRSQYMRSLVRMARGPLGATWLALLLLLSLLGGLVGFSAPEAKPRLQSQEKQEKKKKDDKERQRKRRTELSEVYKKWLEEDVRWIITEEERAAFLKLETDEEREQFIEQFWLRRDPNPDTEENEYREEHYRRIAYANERFSSGIPGWKTDRGRIYIMFGPPDSIESHPAGGTYDRPIWEGGGTTSTYPFEIWFYRYIEGVGSGIEIEFVDPTMTGEYRIARSPDEKDALLFVPGAGLTLAEQLGLASKADRPFFSPGNRERYPLMHQRVQDQPFERLQLLANLQRPPRVKFNDLATLADAKLEVEFDVLPFQMRVDFVRITDSSILTLITVLMENQDLSFKNEGGYNVATVNIHGRIRPVTGRRPQIFEDVVTQRYTDDVFDIGVKQKSIYQRQVTLPPGHYVIDLVIRDVNSGRTGVVHHGIQVPKYAEGQLSTSSLILAERIEPLHGRVAAGPFVLGNLKVRPNVNTIFRHGDPVGIYLQIYNPGVDQTTLRPAVDVEYILLRDGREVMRFKEDGQNGLTRFTTQQIVLARALSTETLPAGTYTLKVRITDHVAQRTIEPTATFTLTERKEN
- a CDS encoding twin-arginine translocase TatA/TatE family subunit, which codes for MTELLFILAIALILFGPRKLPELGRSIGQSLAQFRRASEEFKRSWEEEILMEEKRLGASTWSPPASPSGSNAELKEDRES
- a CDS encoding LysR family transcriptional regulator codes for the protein MEFAQLEALVAIARARSFSRAAEQLARTQPALSIAIKKLEEEVGALLFDRSQKEVTLTEAGRILFEYAQKILNLRREAIGTIEELRQLHTGRITIGANESTSLYVLPRIILAFRQRYPSIKIEVYRSFSERLPYEIKERNLDFGIVSFDPNDSELASFPILEDELVLILPPGHPLAARERISLKDLGGEPFVAHNVRSPARERVIQAFRRARVPLNIVIELTSIETIKEFVKMGLGLAFVPRMCIEEELQQGKLATVPIQGFRYRRVLRVIYLRDKVHSHAAQKFLEVLKAMAPKARLTSDGAQPIV